In a genomic window of Pelecanus crispus isolate bPelCri1 chromosome 1, bPelCri1.pri, whole genome shotgun sequence:
- the PCF11 gene encoding pre-mRNA cleavage complex 2 protein Pcf11 isoform X1 has translation MSAPESSAGSSEAREDACRDYQSSLEDLTFNSKPHINMLTILAEENVPFAKDIVSLIEAQIAKAPASEKLPVMYLMDSIVKNVGREYLTAFTKNLVATFICVFEKVDENTRKSLFKLRSTWDDIFPLKKLYALDVRVNSLDPAWPIKPLPPNVNTSSIHVNPKFLNKSPEESTAPTSAVTSGASTPPAVPEIQKNLTQEQLIRQQLLAKQKQLLELQQKKLELELEQTKAQLAVSLSVQQGSSSIASVPAPSKQHMSPTPHMTVKPPHQTAAQSEKNKPSPSPPLHDIKIVNRDPRLNRMAQHSSHAKDQSHRKEFPPNTTSQSDTKANKTTQAEKQNSTKQEKLKASEKTQKKELDQSEAKSKSPSPLKNKLPNTKDTKTQESESTKVSEISKRDPRLKRHLQDKSDGKEEEVKEKRRSTEKKEKEEHKTCEHRPVGSRNKVINGAVQKQDTTTEESEKQGGKQGRSSSRKRSRSRSPKARSPSTHSPKRRERRSPKRRLRSLSPTSSTPKIGKIRQIGPKQSHVEESTQAARDERNSSKRNVKQEVRDPRRVKKAQEDRPQETASQHSAKASPDPKENAENWQGSKSGKRWKSGWEENKNSQQSEEHQALGKSPHQRHRENWPAGKGILSPRAPKQQHRLSVDANLQIPKELTSASKRELLKKANERLTSGEITQDEFLMVAHQIRQLFQYQEGKHRCNVWDSPTEEKCGLKKKPLLSDAELTYYEHKAKLKRTQVQHSLSRLDLLDPDDILDYHLPDALLSGIECEQSKAKRGVQFDRKEPFGERSRRHSPVSGTNRPFADNLSPLESRRRLEEQNAAKGARGSKNFDPYDSWGESDEFRDALRQQGKSTTEFQKIDGDAICRFDNREDRQLLGQAGVREEPRSPFSERFKRTRYEDPEKAPFPESPGSRFGGIEAKQRISALMEDRPLFDGSPRQAAARVGVDGQGSPFVDGPAAGSSSRIDGPPGQAAMRFEGPLVGAGASQFDGPLAGAGGAGALRFDGPPGQLAGALRFEGPPGQVGGGGPLRFEGPLGQIGGPLRFEGPAGQPVGGPRFEGPGVGLRFEGPRGQPSGGLRFEGPHGQPMGPRGQPGGGLRFEGPHGQPLGPHGQPGGGLRFEGPHLQPLGPHGQPGGGLRFEGPHGQPMGPHGPSGGGLRFEGPHGPSGGGLRLEGPHGQPGVGPRLIDGPVHQGAGGLRFDGPLGRAGPRFDGCHAAGFDGQPGQLSLLQRFDGIHGQPGPRFERAPGQQAQPRFDTAIPQRFDGPHQPASRFDLPLGLQGARFENVANHPASRLEMSPYGQGGPFVEHPGQGYNGPSHGMQFQRPDIFDGSPGPNFNGPAGPGAQNFPLRAAGHYFDEKSLQGPQYGNFNNMPMGSNQVSLMSAQPGPYGQGQQYLPNPGSFVQNPAGALPHSYPDNHLGQLDVNELFAKLLSTGILKLSKTDSTSAQVNETSSQPAAEEEDDDQNEDQNVPDLTNFTVEELRQRYDSVINRLYTGIQCYSCGMRFTTSQTDVYADHLDWHYRQNRTEKDVSRKITHRRWYYSLTDWIEFEEIADLEERAKSQFFEKAHEEVVLKTQEAAKEKEFQSVPAGPAGAVESCEICQEQFEQYWDEEEEEWHLKNAIRVDEKIYHPSCYEDYQNTSSFDCTPSPSKTPVENPLNIMLNIVKQETQESCDSPKVKEEPDDTPTACAEESTPASTDIKTEPEESV, from the exons ATGTCGGCCCCGGAGAGCAGCGCTGGTAGCAGCGAGGCCCGGGAGGACGCGTGCCGCGATTACCAGTCGTCGCTGGAGGACCTGACGTTCAACAGCAAGCCGCACATCAACATGCTGACCATCCTGGCCGAGGAGAACGTGCCCTTCGCCAAGGACATCGTCTCCCTGATCGAGGCGCAAATCGCCAAG GCTCCCGCATCAGAGAAGCTCCCTGTTATGTACCTTATGGATTCCATTGTCAAGAATGTGGGAAGAGAGTATCTTACTGCATTTACTAAAAACCTAGTTGCAACCtttatttgtgtatttgaaAAG gTGGATGAAAATACTaggaaaagtttatttaaattacGCTCCACATGGgatgatatttttcctttgaagaaactATATGCACTTGATGTCAGAGTCAACTCATTAGATCCTGCTTGGCCAATTAAACCTCTGCCCCCAAATGTGAATACTTCTAGCATCCATGTGAATCctaagtttttaaataaatcg CCAGAGGAATCTACTGCACCTACCTCTGCTGTCACTTCTGGTGCCTCTACTCCTCCAGCTGTTcctgaaatacaaaagaatTTGACACAGGAGCAACTGATAAGGCAGCAATtgcttgcaaagcaaaagcagttgTTAGaacttcagcaaaaaaaattagagcTGGAGCTGGAACAGACTAAAGCACAGTTG gCTGTATCTCTTAGTGTTCAGCAAGGATCATCTTCTATAGCTTCAGTTCCAGCACCTTCCAAGCAACACATGTCTCCTACACCTCATATGACAGTTAAACCACCTCATCAGACTGCTGCGCAATCCGAAAAAAACAAGCCATCCCCAAGTCCTCCACTTCATGATATCAAAATAGTAAACAGGGATCCTCGACTTAATAGGATGgctcaacattcttctcatgctaaagATCAATCTCATAGGAAAGAATTTCCACCAAACACGACCAGTCAGTCTGATACCAaggcaaacaaaacaacacaggccgaaaaacaaaactcaacaaagcaagaaaaattgaaagcaaGTGAGAAAACGCAGAAGAAAGAACTTGACCAGTCGGAAGCAAAATCTAAATCACCATcccctttaaaaaacaagctgCCCAATACTAAAGATACTAAAACCCAGGAAAGTGAAAGCACAAAAGTATCTGAAATAAGTAAGCGAGATCCAAGACTAAAAAGACATCTTCAAGATAAGTCAGATGgcaaagaggaggaggtgaaagaaaagaggagaagtacagagaaaaaagaaaaagaggaacatAAGACATGTGAACATAGACCAGTAGGCAGCAGAAATAAAGTAATTAATGGTGCTGTTCAGAAACAAGACACGACTACAGAGGAGTCAGAAAAACAGGGTGGAAAACAAGGGAGATCAAGTAGTAGAAAACGGTCACGATCACGCTCTCCTAAGGCACGGTCACCATCTACACATTCTCCAAAAAGGCGAGAGAGGAGATCACCCAAAAGAAGACTTAGGAGTTTATCTCCCACTTCATCAACTCCTAAAATTGGAAAGATACGTCAGATAGGTCCTAAGCAGTCTCATGTTGAAGAAAGCACACAAGCAGCAAGAGATGAAAGAAATTCTAGTAAGAGAAATGTTAAACAAGAGGTGCGAGATCCAAGGAGAGTGAAAAAAGCCCAAGAAGACAGGCCCCAAGAAACAGCGAGCCAGCATTCTGCAAAAGCTTCTCCTGATCCAAAGGAGAATGCAGAAAACTGGCAAGGATCCAAATCAGGCAAGCGGTGGAAATCTGgttgggaagaaaataaaaa CTCACAACAGAGTGAAGAACACCAAGCGCTTGGTAAATCCCCTCACCAAAGACACCGGGAAAACTGGCCTGCTGGTAAAGGAATTTTATCACCCCGAGCACCAAAGCAGCAACACCGGTTAAGTGTGGATGCTAATTTACAGATTCCCAAAGAACTGACATCTGCAAGCAAGAGAGAATTACTTAAGAAG GCCAATGAACGCTTAACATCTGGTGAAATAACACAAGATGAGTTCCTCATGGTAGCTCATCAGATCCGACAGCTGTTCCAGTATCAAGAAGGAAAGCACAGATGTAATGTCTGGGATAGCCctacagaggaaaaatgtggtttgaaaaagaaacctctTCTATCGGATGCAGAATTAACGTATTATGAACATAAGGCTAAACTAAAAAGAACGCAAGTTCAGCATTCATTGTCAAGGCTTGATCTGTTGGATCCTGATGATATTTTGGATTATCATTTGCCTGATGCATTGCTTTCTGGAATAGAATGTGAGCAATCAAAAGCCAAGCGTGGAGTACAGTTTGACAGAAAAGAACCATTTGGAGAAAGATCAAGACGACACTCTCCTGTCAGTGGCACTAATAGACCTTTTGCTGATAACCTCTCACCGCTTGAGAGTAGACGAAGACTGGAGGAACAAAATGCTGCTAAAGGAGCAAGAGGGTCTAAGAACTTTGATCCTTACGACAGCTGGGGAGAATCAGATGAATTTAGAGATGCTCTCAGACAACAGGGGAAAAGCACGACGGAGTTCCAGAAAATAGATGGTGATGCAATCTGCAGATTTGATAATCGTGAAGACAGACAGCTTCTTGGGCAAGCTG gTGTTCGAGAGGAACCAAGATCACCATTCAGTGAACGTTTCAAAAGAACTAGGTATGAAGATCCAGAGAAAGCACCGTTTCCAGAAAGTCCCGGATCAAGATTTGGAGGCATTGAAGCAAAGCAGAGGATAAGTGCACTCATGGAAGACAGACCTCTATTTGATGGATCACCTAGACAGGCGGCTGCAAGGGTTGGGGTAGATGGACAAGGAAGTCCTTTTGTTGATGGTCCTGCTGCTGGTTCAAGTTCCAGAATTGATGGGCCACCTGGACAGGCTGCTATGAGATTTGAGGGGCCTTTGGTGGGGGCAGGTGCATCTCAGTTTGATGGACcactggcaggagcagggggagctggaGCCCTGAGATTTGATGGGCCAccagggcagctggcaggggCCTTGAGGTTTGAAGGACCCCCAGGACAGGTTGGTGGAGGAGGTCCACTGAGGTTTGAGGGACCTCTTGGGCAGATAGGTGGGCCTTTGCGGTTTGAGGGGCCTGCAGGGCAGCCTGTAGGTGGTCCTAGATTTGAAGGACCTGGAGTTGGTCTCAGGTTTGAGGGTCCTCGTGGTCAGCCTTCAGGTGGCCTCAGGTTTGAGGGACCTCATGGTCAACCTATGGGGCCTCGAGGTCAACCAGGGGGTGGTCTCAGGTTTGAGGGACCCCATGGTCAGCCCTTGGGGCCTCATGGTCAACCAGGGGGTGGCCTCAGGTTTGAAGGGCCACATTTACAGCCATTGGGGCCCCATGGTCAACCTGGAGGTGGCCTCAGATTTGAGGGGCCACATGGTCAGCCTATGGGGCCACATGGACCATCAGGTGGTGGGCTCAGATTTGAGGGGCCACATGGACCATCAGGTGGTGGGCTCAGATTGGAAGGACCACATGGTCAGCCAGGTGTAGGTCCTAGGTTGATTGATGGACCAGTACACCAGGGAGCTGGTGGACTTAGATTTGATGGTCCTCTGGGTCGGGCTGGTCCAAGATTTGATGGTTGTCACGCAGCTGGATTTGATGGTCAGCCTGGACAGTTGTCTCTCTTGCAAAGATTTGATGGAATTCATGGACAGCCTGGTCCAAGATTTGAAAGGGCGCCTGGCCAACAGGCACAACCACGATTTGATACAGCCATACCTCAAAGATTTGATGGACCTCACCAGCCAGCCTCTAGATTTGACTTGCCCCTTGGCCTTCAAGGTGCACGTTTTGAAAATGTAGCTAACCATCCTGCCTCAAGACTAGAAATGTCACCATACGGACAAGGTGGTCCGTTTGTCGAACATCCTGGCCAGGGCTACAATGGACCATCTCATGGGATGCAGTTCCAGAGGCCTGATATATTTGATGGTTCACCTGGACCAAATTTCAATGGGCCAGCTGGCCCAGGAGCACAGAATTTCCCATTGAGAGCAGCTGGACATTACTTTGATGAAAAAAGTCTTCAGGGTCCTCAATATGGGAACTTCAATAATATGCCAATGGGAAGTAATCAG GTTTCTCTCATGTCTGCTCAACCAGGGCCTTATGGCCAAGGTCAGCAGTACTTGCCAAATCCTGGAAGTTTTGTTCAGAACCCTGCAG GAGCCCTTCCACATTCATATCCTGATAACCACCTTGGACAGCTTGATGTCAATGAATTGTTTGCTAAACTGCTGTCGACAGGGATCCTCAAACTGTCAAAAACTGATTCCACTTCAGCAC AAGTGAATGAAACATCAtcccagccagctgctgaagaggaagatgatgacCAGAATGAAGATCAAAATGTTCCAGACCTCACTAACTTCACAGTTGAAGAACTTAGACA GCGTTATGATAGTGTTATAAATCGACTGTACACTGGAATTCAGTGTTACTCATGTGGAATGAGATTCACTACTTCACAGACAGATGTTTATGCGGATCATTTAGATTGGCATTATCGTCAGAACCGGACAGAAAAAGATGTTAGCAGAAAAATTACACACAGAAGATGGTACTACAGTTTAACA GACTGGATTGAATTTGAAGAAATAGCTGATCTAGAGGAGCGTGCAAAAAGCCAGTTTTTTGAAAAAGCTCATGAAGAGGTTGTGTTGAAGACACAAGAAGCTGCGAAAGAGAAGGAATTTCAGAGTGTCCCTGCTGGACCAGCTGGAGCAGTTGAG
- the PCF11 gene encoding pre-mRNA cleavage complex 2 protein Pcf11 isoform X2 translates to MSAPESSAGSSEAREDACRDYQSSLEDLTFNSKPHINMLTILAEENVPFAKDIVSLIEAQIAKAPASEKLPVMYLMDSIVKNVGREYLTAFTKNLVATFICVFEKVDENTRKSLFKLRSTWDDIFPLKKLYALDVRVNSLDPAWPIKPLPPNVNTSSIHVNPKFLNKSPEESTAPTSAVTSGASTPPAVPEIQKNLTQEQLIRQQLLAKQKQLLELQQKKLELELEQTKAQLAVSLSVQQGSSSIASVPAPSKQHMSPTPHMTVKPPHQTAAQSEKNKPSPSPPLHDIKIVNRDPRLNRMAQHSSHAKDQSHRKEFPPNTTSQSDTKANKTTQAEKQNSTKQEKLKASEKTQKKELDQSEAKSKSPSPLKNKLPNTKDTKTQESESTKVSEISKRDPRLKRHLQDKSDGKEEEVKEKRRSTEKKEKEEHKTCEHRPVGSRNKVINGAVQKQDTTTEESEKQGGKQGRSSSRKRSRSRSPKARSPSTHSPKRRERRSPKRRLRSLSPTSSTPKIGKIRQIGPKQSHVEESTQAARDERNSSKRNVKQEVRDPRRVKKAQEDRPQETASQHSAKASPDPKENAENWQGSKSGKRWKSGWEENKNSQQSEEHQALGKSPHQRHRENWPAGKGILSPRAPKQQHRLSVDANLQIPKELTSASKRELLKKANERLTSGEITQDEFLMVAHQIRQLFQYQEGKHRCNVWDSPTEEKCGLKKKPLLSDAELTYYEHKAKLKRTQVQHSLSRLDLLDPDDILDYHLPDALLSGIECEQSKAKRGVQFDRKEPFGERSRRHSPVSGTNRPFADNLSPLESRRRLEEQNAAKGARGSKNFDPYDSWGESDEFRDALRQQGKSTTEFQKIDGDAICRFDNREDRQLLGQAGVREEPRSPFSERFKRTRYEDPEKAPFPESPGSRFGGIEAKQRISALMEDRPLFDGSPRQAAARVGVDGQGSPFVDGPAAGSSSRIDGPPGQAAMRFEGPLVGAGASQFDGPLAGAGGAGALRFDGPPGQLAGALRFEGPPGQVGGGGPLRFEGPLGQIGGPLRFEGPAGQPVGGPRFEGPGVGLRFEGPRGQPSGGLRFEGPHGQPMGPRGQPGGGLRFEGPHGQPLGPHGQPGGGLRFEGPHLQPLGPHGQPGGGLRFEGPHGQPMGPHGPSGGGLRFEGPHGPSGGGLRLEGPHGQPGVGPRLIDGPVHQGAGGLRFDGPLGRAGPRFDGCHAAGFDGQPGQLSLLQRFDGIHGQPGPRFERAPGQQAQPRFDTAIPQRFDGPHQPASRFDLPLGLQGARFENVANHPASRLEMSPYGQGGPFVEHPGQGYNGPSHGMQFQRPDIFDGSPGPNFNGPAGPGAQNFPLRAAGHYFDEKSLQGPQYGNFNNMPMGSNQVSLMSAQPGPYGQGQQYLPNPGSFVQNPAGALPHSYPDNHLGQLDVNELFAKLLSTGILKLSKTDSTSALNETSSQPAAEEEDDDQNEDQNVPDLTNFTVEELRQRYDSVINRLYTGIQCYSCGMRFTTSQTDVYADHLDWHYRQNRTEKDVSRKITHRRWYYSLTDWIEFEEIADLEERAKSQFFEKAHEEVVLKTQEAAKEKEFQSVPAGPAGAVESCEICQEQFEQYWDEEEEEWHLKNAIRVDEKIYHPSCYEDYQNTSSFDCTPSPSKTPVENPLNIMLNIVKQETQESCDSPKVKEEPDDTPTACAEESTPASTDIKTEPEESV, encoded by the exons ATGTCGGCCCCGGAGAGCAGCGCTGGTAGCAGCGAGGCCCGGGAGGACGCGTGCCGCGATTACCAGTCGTCGCTGGAGGACCTGACGTTCAACAGCAAGCCGCACATCAACATGCTGACCATCCTGGCCGAGGAGAACGTGCCCTTCGCCAAGGACATCGTCTCCCTGATCGAGGCGCAAATCGCCAAG GCTCCCGCATCAGAGAAGCTCCCTGTTATGTACCTTATGGATTCCATTGTCAAGAATGTGGGAAGAGAGTATCTTACTGCATTTACTAAAAACCTAGTTGCAACCtttatttgtgtatttgaaAAG gTGGATGAAAATACTaggaaaagtttatttaaattacGCTCCACATGGgatgatatttttcctttgaagaaactATATGCACTTGATGTCAGAGTCAACTCATTAGATCCTGCTTGGCCAATTAAACCTCTGCCCCCAAATGTGAATACTTCTAGCATCCATGTGAATCctaagtttttaaataaatcg CCAGAGGAATCTACTGCACCTACCTCTGCTGTCACTTCTGGTGCCTCTACTCCTCCAGCTGTTcctgaaatacaaaagaatTTGACACAGGAGCAACTGATAAGGCAGCAATtgcttgcaaagcaaaagcagttgTTAGaacttcagcaaaaaaaattagagcTGGAGCTGGAACAGACTAAAGCACAGTTG gCTGTATCTCTTAGTGTTCAGCAAGGATCATCTTCTATAGCTTCAGTTCCAGCACCTTCCAAGCAACACATGTCTCCTACACCTCATATGACAGTTAAACCACCTCATCAGACTGCTGCGCAATCCGAAAAAAACAAGCCATCCCCAAGTCCTCCACTTCATGATATCAAAATAGTAAACAGGGATCCTCGACTTAATAGGATGgctcaacattcttctcatgctaaagATCAATCTCATAGGAAAGAATTTCCACCAAACACGACCAGTCAGTCTGATACCAaggcaaacaaaacaacacaggccgaaaaacaaaactcaacaaagcaagaaaaattgaaagcaaGTGAGAAAACGCAGAAGAAAGAACTTGACCAGTCGGAAGCAAAATCTAAATCACCATcccctttaaaaaacaagctgCCCAATACTAAAGATACTAAAACCCAGGAAAGTGAAAGCACAAAAGTATCTGAAATAAGTAAGCGAGATCCAAGACTAAAAAGACATCTTCAAGATAAGTCAGATGgcaaagaggaggaggtgaaagaaaagaggagaagtacagagaaaaaagaaaaagaggaacatAAGACATGTGAACATAGACCAGTAGGCAGCAGAAATAAAGTAATTAATGGTGCTGTTCAGAAACAAGACACGACTACAGAGGAGTCAGAAAAACAGGGTGGAAAACAAGGGAGATCAAGTAGTAGAAAACGGTCACGATCACGCTCTCCTAAGGCACGGTCACCATCTACACATTCTCCAAAAAGGCGAGAGAGGAGATCACCCAAAAGAAGACTTAGGAGTTTATCTCCCACTTCATCAACTCCTAAAATTGGAAAGATACGTCAGATAGGTCCTAAGCAGTCTCATGTTGAAGAAAGCACACAAGCAGCAAGAGATGAAAGAAATTCTAGTAAGAGAAATGTTAAACAAGAGGTGCGAGATCCAAGGAGAGTGAAAAAAGCCCAAGAAGACAGGCCCCAAGAAACAGCGAGCCAGCATTCTGCAAAAGCTTCTCCTGATCCAAAGGAGAATGCAGAAAACTGGCAAGGATCCAAATCAGGCAAGCGGTGGAAATCTGgttgggaagaaaataaaaa CTCACAACAGAGTGAAGAACACCAAGCGCTTGGTAAATCCCCTCACCAAAGACACCGGGAAAACTGGCCTGCTGGTAAAGGAATTTTATCACCCCGAGCACCAAAGCAGCAACACCGGTTAAGTGTGGATGCTAATTTACAGATTCCCAAAGAACTGACATCTGCAAGCAAGAGAGAATTACTTAAGAAG GCCAATGAACGCTTAACATCTGGTGAAATAACACAAGATGAGTTCCTCATGGTAGCTCATCAGATCCGACAGCTGTTCCAGTATCAAGAAGGAAAGCACAGATGTAATGTCTGGGATAGCCctacagaggaaaaatgtggtttgaaaaagaaacctctTCTATCGGATGCAGAATTAACGTATTATGAACATAAGGCTAAACTAAAAAGAACGCAAGTTCAGCATTCATTGTCAAGGCTTGATCTGTTGGATCCTGATGATATTTTGGATTATCATTTGCCTGATGCATTGCTTTCTGGAATAGAATGTGAGCAATCAAAAGCCAAGCGTGGAGTACAGTTTGACAGAAAAGAACCATTTGGAGAAAGATCAAGACGACACTCTCCTGTCAGTGGCACTAATAGACCTTTTGCTGATAACCTCTCACCGCTTGAGAGTAGACGAAGACTGGAGGAACAAAATGCTGCTAAAGGAGCAAGAGGGTCTAAGAACTTTGATCCTTACGACAGCTGGGGAGAATCAGATGAATTTAGAGATGCTCTCAGACAACAGGGGAAAAGCACGACGGAGTTCCAGAAAATAGATGGTGATGCAATCTGCAGATTTGATAATCGTGAAGACAGACAGCTTCTTGGGCAAGCTG gTGTTCGAGAGGAACCAAGATCACCATTCAGTGAACGTTTCAAAAGAACTAGGTATGAAGATCCAGAGAAAGCACCGTTTCCAGAAAGTCCCGGATCAAGATTTGGAGGCATTGAAGCAAAGCAGAGGATAAGTGCACTCATGGAAGACAGACCTCTATTTGATGGATCACCTAGACAGGCGGCTGCAAGGGTTGGGGTAGATGGACAAGGAAGTCCTTTTGTTGATGGTCCTGCTGCTGGTTCAAGTTCCAGAATTGATGGGCCACCTGGACAGGCTGCTATGAGATTTGAGGGGCCTTTGGTGGGGGCAGGTGCATCTCAGTTTGATGGACcactggcaggagcagggggagctggaGCCCTGAGATTTGATGGGCCAccagggcagctggcaggggCCTTGAGGTTTGAAGGACCCCCAGGACAGGTTGGTGGAGGAGGTCCACTGAGGTTTGAGGGACCTCTTGGGCAGATAGGTGGGCCTTTGCGGTTTGAGGGGCCTGCAGGGCAGCCTGTAGGTGGTCCTAGATTTGAAGGACCTGGAGTTGGTCTCAGGTTTGAGGGTCCTCGTGGTCAGCCTTCAGGTGGCCTCAGGTTTGAGGGACCTCATGGTCAACCTATGGGGCCTCGAGGTCAACCAGGGGGTGGTCTCAGGTTTGAGGGACCCCATGGTCAGCCCTTGGGGCCTCATGGTCAACCAGGGGGTGGCCTCAGGTTTGAAGGGCCACATTTACAGCCATTGGGGCCCCATGGTCAACCTGGAGGTGGCCTCAGATTTGAGGGGCCACATGGTCAGCCTATGGGGCCACATGGACCATCAGGTGGTGGGCTCAGATTTGAGGGGCCACATGGACCATCAGGTGGTGGGCTCAGATTGGAAGGACCACATGGTCAGCCAGGTGTAGGTCCTAGGTTGATTGATGGACCAGTACACCAGGGAGCTGGTGGACTTAGATTTGATGGTCCTCTGGGTCGGGCTGGTCCAAGATTTGATGGTTGTCACGCAGCTGGATTTGATGGTCAGCCTGGACAGTTGTCTCTCTTGCAAAGATTTGATGGAATTCATGGACAGCCTGGTCCAAGATTTGAAAGGGCGCCTGGCCAACAGGCACAACCACGATTTGATACAGCCATACCTCAAAGATTTGATGGACCTCACCAGCCAGCCTCTAGATTTGACTTGCCCCTTGGCCTTCAAGGTGCACGTTTTGAAAATGTAGCTAACCATCCTGCCTCAAGACTAGAAATGTCACCATACGGACAAGGTGGTCCGTTTGTCGAACATCCTGGCCAGGGCTACAATGGACCATCTCATGGGATGCAGTTCCAGAGGCCTGATATATTTGATGGTTCACCTGGACCAAATTTCAATGGGCCAGCTGGCCCAGGAGCACAGAATTTCCCATTGAGAGCAGCTGGACATTACTTTGATGAAAAAAGTCTTCAGGGTCCTCAATATGGGAACTTCAATAATATGCCAATGGGAAGTAATCAG GTTTCTCTCATGTCTGCTCAACCAGGGCCTTATGGCCAAGGTCAGCAGTACTTGCCAAATCCTGGAAGTTTTGTTCAGAACCCTGCAG GAGCCCTTCCACATTCATATCCTGATAACCACCTTGGACAGCTTGATGTCAATGAATTGTTTGCTAAACTGCTGTCGACAGGGATCCTCAAACTGTCAAAAACTGATTCCACTTCAGCAC TGAATGAAACATCAtcccagccagctgctgaagaggaagatgatgacCAGAATGAAGATCAAAATGTTCCAGACCTCACTAACTTCACAGTTGAAGAACTTAGACA GCGTTATGATAGTGTTATAAATCGACTGTACACTGGAATTCAGTGTTACTCATGTGGAATGAGATTCACTACTTCACAGACAGATGTTTATGCGGATCATTTAGATTGGCATTATCGTCAGAACCGGACAGAAAAAGATGTTAGCAGAAAAATTACACACAGAAGATGGTACTACAGTTTAACA GACTGGATTGAATTTGAAGAAATAGCTGATCTAGAGGAGCGTGCAAAAAGCCAGTTTTTTGAAAAAGCTCATGAAGAGGTTGTGTTGAAGACACAAGAAGCTGCGAAAGAGAAGGAATTTCAGAGTGTCCCTGCTGGACCAGCTGGAGCAGTTGAG